The [Clostridium] celerecrescens 18A genomic sequence CCACTGCTTGTTCCGACCCTTCGCTCGGCGGCGGTCCTGCAGCTGGTGGGATCTTTAAAATACTTTGACTTATTCTATGTCATGATGGGCGGCGCGCCCAACAGGGCGACAGAGCTGATGGCCACCTACATGTACAAGAAAGGGTTTACGGAATTCCGCATGGGATATGCCAGCGCCATTGCTGCCAGCATGTTCATTCTGTGTTTTGCCATAGCATGCATGTTCCTTTATATTACGAGAGATAAGGAGGCGGCATAATATGGGCGTATTGTTAAAAAGAAAAATAAAGAATACCGTTCTCTACGCAATCAGCATCGTTATTGCACTGATTACAGGATTTCCCTTTGTGTTTCTGGTCATCAACAGTTTTAAGGGCATGGGGGAATACTTAACCAATATCTGGAGACTGCCAAAAGAACCGTTTTTCGGAAATTATCAGTTGGTCTTAAAACCTGATTTTCTCCGGTATTTCTTAAACAGCGTTGTGGTGTCGGGAGTCAGTGTTTTCATCATTGTGGTCGTATCATCCATGATCTCCTTTACCTTTGCAAGGTTAAAATACAGAGGGAGGAATCTGCTTTACTTTGCCATTATCGCGGGAATGATGATCCCGGTACATACGACTCTGATCCCCACATTCACGCTTTTAAGTAGCATTGGCCTGACGGATACTTTAACCGGCCTTGTGGGTCCTTATGTCAGTTATAACATTCCCATTGCCGTATTCATACTGACCCAGTTCTTCCGGGAGATACCCAAGGAGCTGGAGGAAGCGGCCATCATAGACGGCTGCAGCATTGTTGGAACCTTTAAGAATATCATACTTCCGCTGTCTGGTCCGGCTATCTCCACAATCGTGGTATATACATTTTTGAATATCTGGAATGAATTCATTAATGCCAATGTACTGATCAACAGCACGGGAAAGAAAACCCTGCCTTTAGGGATCCGTGAATTCTACGGCATGCAGTCTGTAAATATACCGGCAGTGCTTACCGCTATCCTGATCGGATCGCTTCCGGTCATCCTTTTGTACTTCTTTGCACAGGAAAAGGTAGTTAACGGATTGACCCAGGGAGCGGTTAAAGGCTGAGTGAGCCCGGAAGGGATATATATATGGACAGATCGAATGAAATAGATCGTAAGAGAGGAGAGGATTTGATATGGATTTTGAAGAGAGGGCCAGGGAGTTAGTCGGTCAGATGACCCTGGAAGAGAAGGCCTCGCAGCTAAGATTTGATGCCCCGGCAGTCAAAAGGCTGGCGATCCCCAGATACCACTGGTGGAATGAATCACTTCACGGTGTGGCAAGGGCGGGGACAGCAACCATGTTTCCCCAGGCCATCGGTATGGCGGCCATGTTTGATGAGGAGATGATGAAGGAGATCGGCACTGCGGCGGGCATGGAAGCAAGAGCAAAGTACAATGCCTGTTCGGCCCTGGAGGATCGGGATATCTATAAAGGACTGACCCTTTGGTCTCCCAATGTGAATATCTTCCGGGATCCCAGATGGGGAAGAGGCCATGAGACGTATGGAGAAGATCCATACCTTTCCGGCAGACTGGGCGTGGGATTCATACAGGGAATCCAGGGAGAGGGCGAATACTTACTGGCAGCAGCCTGTGCCAAGCACTTTGCGGTACACAGCGGACCGGAGGAACAGCGCCATACCTTTGATGCCAGAGTCAGCAAAAAGGATCTGTGGGAGACCTATCTGCCTGCATTTGAAGCCTGTGTCACCGAGGGTAAGGTGGAAGGGGTCATGGGAGCGTATAACCGGACCAACGGAGAGCCATGCTGTGGCAGCAAAACTCTGATACAGGATATTCTGAAAGAGAAGTGGAAGTTTGACGGGTATTTTGTGTCGGATTGCTGGGCCATCAAGGATTTCCATGAAAACCATCAGATAACGGATACTGCCGCCCAGTCCGCAGCCATGGCCCTGAAAAATGGCTGCGACATCAACTGCGGAAACACTTACCTGCATATTTTAAGTTCCTATGAACAGGGCCTGGTGACAGAGGAGGAGATTACAGAGGCTGCGGTGCATGCAATGCGCACCAGGATGCGTCTGGGGCTGCTTGATGAGGACTGCCCCTACAACCAGATTCCTTATGAGACGGTGGGATGCAAAAAGCATAGGAAACTGGCCATCTGCGCAGCGGAAAAATCCATGGTTCTCTTGAAGAATGACGGGATTCTTCCACTTGATAAGAAGCTTAAGAGGGTGGCTGTCATAGGGCCAAATGCGGACAGCCGCTGGCCGCTCATCGCCAATTACCACGGCACAGCACCCCGGTATGTGACAGTACTGGACGGAATAGAGAATCTTCTTAATGAGAATACAAGAATCTTTTACTCGGAAGGCTGCCATACCATGAAGGACCGTGTGGAACGGCTGGCACTGCCGGGAGACCGCATAAGCGAGGCAGTGACTGCAGCACTTAAGGCAGGGCTGGCCATTGTATGCGTGGGACTGGATGAGCGGTATGAGGGGGAACAGCAGGATCTGGGTAACCGTTTTGATGAGGCGGTCAGTATGGCGGATAAGCCCACTCTGGCCCTTCCTGAATCCCAGTGCCGCATGCTGACCGCACTTATAGAGACTGGCGTACCGCTGGTGGTGATAAATATGTCTGGAAGCGCCATGGACCTGGCGTGGCTGGATCAGGCGGAAAGTGTAAAAGCAATCCTGCAGGCCTGGTATCCCGGTGCTGAGGGCGGAACGGCCGTAGCCAGGGTCCTCTTTGGGGAGACCAGCCCATCAGGCAGGCTGCCAGTCACCTTCTATCGGTCTGAGAAGGAGCTTCCTGCCTATGAGGACTACAGCATGAAAAACCGGACCTACCGGTATATGAAAGAAGAAGCTCTTTATCCCTTTGGATTCGGCCTTTCCTATACCAGCTTCCGGTACAGGGATTTGGAGTGCGTCCCTGCAGGTGACGGCAGCATGTACGTAACTGTGAAGGTCAGGAACGAAGGACCGGCAGATGGTGAGGAAGTGGTTCAGGTGTATGTGAAGAACCTGGATTCTTCTCTTGCAGTGAGGAATCATTCCCTGTGTGCATT encodes the following:
- a CDS encoding carbohydrate ABC transporter permease; this translates as MGVLLKRKIKNTVLYAISIVIALITGFPFVFLVINSFKGMGEYLTNIWRLPKEPFFGNYQLVLKPDFLRYFLNSVVVSGVSVFIIVVVSSMISFTFARLKYRGRNLLYFAIIAGMMIPVHTTLIPTFTLLSSIGLTDTLTGLVGPYVSYNIPIAVFILTQFFREIPKELEEAAIIDGCSIVGTFKNIILPLSGPAISTIVVYTFLNIWNEFINANVLINSTGKKTLPLGIREFYGMQSVNIPAVLTAILIGSLPVILLYFFAQEKVVNGLTQGAVKG
- a CDS encoding glycoside hydrolase family 3 C-terminal domain-containing protein produces the protein MDFEERARELVGQMTLEEKASQLRFDAPAVKRLAIPRYHWWNESLHGVARAGTATMFPQAIGMAAMFDEEMMKEIGTAAGMEARAKYNACSALEDRDIYKGLTLWSPNVNIFRDPRWGRGHETYGEDPYLSGRLGVGFIQGIQGEGEYLLAAACAKHFAVHSGPEEQRHTFDARVSKKDLWETYLPAFEACVTEGKVEGVMGAYNRTNGEPCCGSKTLIQDILKEKWKFDGYFVSDCWAIKDFHENHQITDTAAQSAAMALKNGCDINCGNTYLHILSSYEQGLVTEEEITEAAVHAMRTRMRLGLLDEDCPYNQIPYETVGCKKHRKLAICAAEKSMVLLKNDGILPLDKKLKRVAVIGPNADSRWPLIANYHGTAPRYVTVLDGIENLLNENTRIFYSEGCHTMKDRVERLALPGDRISEAVTAALKAGLAIVCVGLDERYEGEQQDLGNRFDEAVSMADKPTLALPESQCRMLTALIETGVPLVVINMSGSAMDLAWLDQAESVKAILQAWYPGAEGGTAVARVLFGETSPSGRLPVTFYRSEKELPAYEDYSMKNRTYRYMKEEALYPFGFGLSYTSFRYRDLECVPAGDGSMYVTVKVRNEGPADGEEVVQVYVKNLDSSLAVRNHSLCAFARVSLAKGQEREVSFCLTGLAFCVVDHDGDRRLDGHRYDIYAGGSQPDSRSCLLTGTEPLKVRVQL